The Primulina eburnea isolate SZY01 chromosome 13, ASM2296580v1, whole genome shotgun sequence genome includes a region encoding these proteins:
- the LOC140809811 gene encoding glutamate receptor 3.2-like isoform X2, with protein MNLNLNLLRVMVPLSFLFTVVLSERNSRPDIVRIGAIFTFGSINGRVAKIAMQAAVEDVNSDPRILGGRKLVLETHDANYSGFLGFIGGLQFMETDTVAIIGPQSSGMAHILSTLANELHVPMLSFTALDPSLSSLQFPYFVQTAPNDLYQMTAIADMVSYFGYTEVVAIYTDDEQSWGTIIALGDKLAERRCKISYKAILSPEALATPQEIMNELVKVSLTESRVIVVHAFAVVGLKVFDLARTLRMENGYVWIATAWLSTVLDSLPVSRGSAKSIQGALTIRPHTPDSTRKKTFASRWKKLSNGSIGLNPYGLYAYDTVLMIANAVREFLDLGEVISFSNDSIMRGWGEGILNIGGLSRFDGGKQLLANILLTNMTGLTGQIAFQPDKSMIRPAFDILNVNGQGYKQIGYWSNYSGLSTVPPEILYNKAPNRSSANQKLHSVTWPGRTTVKPHGWVFPHNGRQLRIGVPDRVSYKAFVSEDEKTKEIHGYCIDVFLAAIELLPYAVPHEFILFGDKHKNPSYSELVNLITTGVFDAAVGDIAIVRNRTKIVDFTQPYIESGLVVVVPVRKQSSSAWAFLRPFTTPMWVVTGAFFIMVGVVVWILEHRMNKDFRGPPKKQLITILWFGFSTMFFAHRENTLSALGRMVLIIWLFVVLIITSSYTASLTSFLTVQHLAPSIRGIESLITSNYHIGFQVGSFAEDYLYQELSIAKSRLVPLGSPEEYADALRNGRVSAIVDERPYMELFLSNHCKFQVVGQDFTKSGWGFAFPRDSPLAMDMSTAILTLSENGELQKIHDKWLKTQACGQGNITVSDKLQLNSFWGLFLICGTACIFALIIYFCKMLRKFNRYFAHASEPSTQNDGSRIQRFLSFVDEKEEVLKNKLKRKHSEATSSGDSQELRSTKEIKSDILAERFNGNTYFH; from the exons atgaatttgaatttgaatttgcTGCGGGTGATGGTGCCTTTGTCTTTTCTTTTCACTGTGGTACTATCAGAAAGGAATTCAAGACCAGATATTGTGAGGATTGGGGCAATTTTCACATTTGGTAGTATCAATGGGAGAGTGGCAAAGATTGCGATGCAAGCTGCTGTTGAAGATGTGAATTCTGATCCAAGAATTCTTGGAGGGAGGAAGCTAGTTCTCGAAACACATGATGCGAATTACAGTGGCTTTCTAGGCTTCATTGGAG GGTTGCAGTTTATGGAGACAGATACCGTGGCAATTATTGGACCTCAATCCTCTGGAATGGCTCATATTTTATCAACACTTGCAAATGAACTCCATGTCCCAATGCTGTCATTCACGGCCCTGGATCCAAGCCTTTCCTCTCTTCAGTTCCCCTACTTCGTTCAAACGGCGCCGAATGACCTTTACCAAATGACAGCAATAGCTGATATGGTTAGCTATTTCGGTTACACAGAGGTGGTAGCTATTTACACAGATGATGAGCAGAGCTGGGGGACTATAATAGCTTTGGGGGATAAGCTGGCCGAGAGGCGTTGTAAGATCTCATACAAAGCAATACTTTCTCCTGAAGCGTTAGCTACTCCACAGGAAATCATGAACGAGTTAGTTAAGGTTTCTCTAACGGAATCCAGAGTAATTGTTGTGCACGCATTCGCTGTAGTTGGCCTTAAGGTTTTTGATTTGGCTCGTACACTAAGAATGGAGAATGGATATGTTTGGATAGCTACAGCTTGGCTCTCTACGGTGTTAGATTCCTTACCGGTTTCAAGAGGATCTGCCAAATCAATTCAAGGGGCTCTCACAATTCGCCCCCACACGCCAGACTCTACAAGAAAAAAGACTTTTGCGTCTCGATGGAAGAAATTAAGCAATGGTTCGATAGGGTTGAATCCTTACGGCTTATATGCTTACGATACAGTCTTGATGATTGCTAATGCAGTGAGAGAATTTCTTGATCTTGGTGAGGTCATTTCCTTCTCAAATGACTCGATTATGAGAGGTTGGGGAGAAGGGATCCTGAATATTGGTGGCTTAAGCAGATTTGATGGAGGGAAACAACTTCTTGCCAACATACTACTGACAAACATGACTGGCCTAACTGGCCAAATTGCTTTCCAGCCTGATAAATCCATGATACGTCCAGCTTTTGATATCCTCAATGTAAATGGACAGGGTTACAAGCAAATAGGCTATTGGTCTAATTACTCCGGCCTTTCTACAGTGCCTCCAGAGATTCTTTACAATAAAGCACCTAACCGTTCGAGTGCAAACCAAAAATTACACAGCGTTACGTGGCCTGGAAGAACGACAGTCAAGCCACATGGGTGGGTATTTCCACACAATGGAAGACAGTTAAGAATCGGAGTACCAGATCGAGTCAGTTACAAAGCATTTGTCTCTGAGGATGAAAAGACCAAGGAGATCCATGGATATTGCATAGATGTTTTTCTTGCCGCCATAGAGTTACTTCCTTATGCAGTGCCTCATGAATTCATCCTGTTCGGAGATAAACATAAGAATCCAAGCTACTCAGAGCTCGTAAATTTGATCACTACTGGT GTCTTTGATGCAGCTGTTGGTGATATTGCTATTGTGAGGAACCGTACAAAGATTGTGGACTTTACTCAGCCTTACATTGAATCAGGGCTTGTTGTGGTTGTACCAGTAAGAAAGCAGAGCTCGAGTGCTTGGGCTTTCTTGCGGCCATTCACAACGCCAATGTGGGTGGTCACAGGGGCTTTTTTCATAATGGTTGGAGTAGTAGTTTGGATTTTGGAACACAGAATGAATAAAGATTTCCGTGGTCCACCCAAGAAACAACTCATCACGATTTTATG GTTTGGCTTCTCAACTATGTTCTTTGCACACA GAGAAAATACTTTGAGCGCACTTGGTCGAATGGTTCTAATCATCTGGCTTTTTGTCGTTTTGATAATCACCTCTAGCTACACGGCTAGCTTGACTTCTTTTCTAACTGTGCAACATTTAGCCCCGTCAATAAGAGGAATCGAATCTTTGATCACAAGTAACTACCATATAGGATTCCAAGTTGGATCTTTTGCAGAAGATTATTTATACCAGGAACTCAGCATCGCTAAATCGAGGCTCGTTCCTCTGGGATCACCAGAAGAATATGCAGATGCCTTAAGGAACGGAAGAGTTTCTGCGATCGTGGATGAACGTCCATACATGGAATTATTCCTCTCAAACCACTGCAAGTTCCAAGTCGTGGGACAAGACTTCACGAAAAGTGGGTGGGGATTT GCATTTCCAAGAGACTCCCCTTTAGCCATGGACATGTCCACAGCGATCTTGACGTTATCAGAAAATGGCGAACTTCAGAAAATACACGACAAATGGCTGAAAACACAAGCTTGCGGCCAGGGAAACATAACAGTATCAGACAAACTGCAGCTAAATAGCTTCTGGGGACTTTTCCTGATATGTGGAACTGCATGCATTTTTGCTCTCATAATCTATTTCTGCAAGATGCTAAGAAAGTTTAACCGATATTTTGCTCACGCATCAGAACCTTCGACACAGAATGATGGTTCACGAATCCAAAGATTCTTATCCTTTGTCGATGAAAAGGAAGAGGTGTTGAAGAACAAGTTGAAAAGGAAGCACTCGGAAGCAACATCTAGTGGTGATTCCCAAGAACTTCGATCTACTAAAGAAATTAAATCTGACATTTTAGCTGAGAGGTTTAATGGCAATACTTATTTTCACTAA
- the LOC140809811 gene encoding glutamate receptor 3.2-like isoform X1, translating to MMIILYYIILYYIIHLYVNVPAFLFLGRMNLNLNLLRVMVPLSFLFTVVLSERNSRPDIVRIGAIFTFGSINGRVAKIAMQAAVEDVNSDPRILGGRKLVLETHDANYSGFLGFIGGLQFMETDTVAIIGPQSSGMAHILSTLANELHVPMLSFTALDPSLSSLQFPYFVQTAPNDLYQMTAIADMVSYFGYTEVVAIYTDDEQSWGTIIALGDKLAERRCKISYKAILSPEALATPQEIMNELVKVSLTESRVIVVHAFAVVGLKVFDLARTLRMENGYVWIATAWLSTVLDSLPVSRGSAKSIQGALTIRPHTPDSTRKKTFASRWKKLSNGSIGLNPYGLYAYDTVLMIANAVREFLDLGEVISFSNDSIMRGWGEGILNIGGLSRFDGGKQLLANILLTNMTGLTGQIAFQPDKSMIRPAFDILNVNGQGYKQIGYWSNYSGLSTVPPEILYNKAPNRSSANQKLHSVTWPGRTTVKPHGWVFPHNGRQLRIGVPDRVSYKAFVSEDEKTKEIHGYCIDVFLAAIELLPYAVPHEFILFGDKHKNPSYSELVNLITTGVFDAAVGDIAIVRNRTKIVDFTQPYIESGLVVVVPVRKQSSSAWAFLRPFTTPMWVVTGAFFIMVGVVVWILEHRMNKDFRGPPKKQLITILWFGFSTMFFAHRENTLSALGRMVLIIWLFVVLIITSSYTASLTSFLTVQHLAPSIRGIESLITSNYHIGFQVGSFAEDYLYQELSIAKSRLVPLGSPEEYADALRNGRVSAIVDERPYMELFLSNHCKFQVVGQDFTKSGWGFAFPRDSPLAMDMSTAILTLSENGELQKIHDKWLKTQACGQGNITVSDKLQLNSFWGLFLICGTACIFALIIYFCKMLRKFNRYFAHASEPSTQNDGSRIQRFLSFVDEKEEVLKNKLKRKHSEATSSGDSQELRSTKEIKSDILAERFNGNTYFH from the exons ATGatgataatattatattatattatattatattatattatacatCTGTACGTTAATGTGCCAGCTTTTCTTTTCCTTGGGAG GatgaatttgaatttgaatttgcTGCGGGTGATGGTGCCTTTGTCTTTTCTTTTCACTGTGGTACTATCAGAAAGGAATTCAAGACCAGATATTGTGAGGATTGGGGCAATTTTCACATTTGGTAGTATCAATGGGAGAGTGGCAAAGATTGCGATGCAAGCTGCTGTTGAAGATGTGAATTCTGATCCAAGAATTCTTGGAGGGAGGAAGCTAGTTCTCGAAACACATGATGCGAATTACAGTGGCTTTCTAGGCTTCATTGGAG GGTTGCAGTTTATGGAGACAGATACCGTGGCAATTATTGGACCTCAATCCTCTGGAATGGCTCATATTTTATCAACACTTGCAAATGAACTCCATGTCCCAATGCTGTCATTCACGGCCCTGGATCCAAGCCTTTCCTCTCTTCAGTTCCCCTACTTCGTTCAAACGGCGCCGAATGACCTTTACCAAATGACAGCAATAGCTGATATGGTTAGCTATTTCGGTTACACAGAGGTGGTAGCTATTTACACAGATGATGAGCAGAGCTGGGGGACTATAATAGCTTTGGGGGATAAGCTGGCCGAGAGGCGTTGTAAGATCTCATACAAAGCAATACTTTCTCCTGAAGCGTTAGCTACTCCACAGGAAATCATGAACGAGTTAGTTAAGGTTTCTCTAACGGAATCCAGAGTAATTGTTGTGCACGCATTCGCTGTAGTTGGCCTTAAGGTTTTTGATTTGGCTCGTACACTAAGAATGGAGAATGGATATGTTTGGATAGCTACAGCTTGGCTCTCTACGGTGTTAGATTCCTTACCGGTTTCAAGAGGATCTGCCAAATCAATTCAAGGGGCTCTCACAATTCGCCCCCACACGCCAGACTCTACAAGAAAAAAGACTTTTGCGTCTCGATGGAAGAAATTAAGCAATGGTTCGATAGGGTTGAATCCTTACGGCTTATATGCTTACGATACAGTCTTGATGATTGCTAATGCAGTGAGAGAATTTCTTGATCTTGGTGAGGTCATTTCCTTCTCAAATGACTCGATTATGAGAGGTTGGGGAGAAGGGATCCTGAATATTGGTGGCTTAAGCAGATTTGATGGAGGGAAACAACTTCTTGCCAACATACTACTGACAAACATGACTGGCCTAACTGGCCAAATTGCTTTCCAGCCTGATAAATCCATGATACGTCCAGCTTTTGATATCCTCAATGTAAATGGACAGGGTTACAAGCAAATAGGCTATTGGTCTAATTACTCCGGCCTTTCTACAGTGCCTCCAGAGATTCTTTACAATAAAGCACCTAACCGTTCGAGTGCAAACCAAAAATTACACAGCGTTACGTGGCCTGGAAGAACGACAGTCAAGCCACATGGGTGGGTATTTCCACACAATGGAAGACAGTTAAGAATCGGAGTACCAGATCGAGTCAGTTACAAAGCATTTGTCTCTGAGGATGAAAAGACCAAGGAGATCCATGGATATTGCATAGATGTTTTTCTTGCCGCCATAGAGTTACTTCCTTATGCAGTGCCTCATGAATTCATCCTGTTCGGAGATAAACATAAGAATCCAAGCTACTCAGAGCTCGTAAATTTGATCACTACTGGT GTCTTTGATGCAGCTGTTGGTGATATTGCTATTGTGAGGAACCGTACAAAGATTGTGGACTTTACTCAGCCTTACATTGAATCAGGGCTTGTTGTGGTTGTACCAGTAAGAAAGCAGAGCTCGAGTGCTTGGGCTTTCTTGCGGCCATTCACAACGCCAATGTGGGTGGTCACAGGGGCTTTTTTCATAATGGTTGGAGTAGTAGTTTGGATTTTGGAACACAGAATGAATAAAGATTTCCGTGGTCCACCCAAGAAACAACTCATCACGATTTTATG GTTTGGCTTCTCAACTATGTTCTTTGCACACA GAGAAAATACTTTGAGCGCACTTGGTCGAATGGTTCTAATCATCTGGCTTTTTGTCGTTTTGATAATCACCTCTAGCTACACGGCTAGCTTGACTTCTTTTCTAACTGTGCAACATTTAGCCCCGTCAATAAGAGGAATCGAATCTTTGATCACAAGTAACTACCATATAGGATTCCAAGTTGGATCTTTTGCAGAAGATTATTTATACCAGGAACTCAGCATCGCTAAATCGAGGCTCGTTCCTCTGGGATCACCAGAAGAATATGCAGATGCCTTAAGGAACGGAAGAGTTTCTGCGATCGTGGATGAACGTCCATACATGGAATTATTCCTCTCAAACCACTGCAAGTTCCAAGTCGTGGGACAAGACTTCACGAAAAGTGGGTGGGGATTT GCATTTCCAAGAGACTCCCCTTTAGCCATGGACATGTCCACAGCGATCTTGACGTTATCAGAAAATGGCGAACTTCAGAAAATACACGACAAATGGCTGAAAACACAAGCTTGCGGCCAGGGAAACATAACAGTATCAGACAAACTGCAGCTAAATAGCTTCTGGGGACTTTTCCTGATATGTGGAACTGCATGCATTTTTGCTCTCATAATCTATTTCTGCAAGATGCTAAGAAAGTTTAACCGATATTTTGCTCACGCATCAGAACCTTCGACACAGAATGATGGTTCACGAATCCAAAGATTCTTATCCTTTGTCGATGAAAAGGAAGAGGTGTTGAAGAACAAGTTGAAAAGGAAGCACTCGGAAGCAACATCTAGTGGTGATTCCCAAGAACTTCGATCTACTAAAGAAATTAAATCTGACATTTTAGCTGAGAGGTTTAATGGCAATACTTATTTTCACTAA